From one Planococcus citri chromosome 3, ihPlaCitr1.1, whole genome shotgun sequence genomic stretch:
- the mRpL55 gene encoding large ribosomal subunit protein mL55 — MMLRKGIFQSVIQIVKRPISSATVSITKPHRNTYSRTYPTLLVLPDGSTIQMRYPEPRAIIRLPLDINTLNDNEKRARLELRKPKKKMTVKEATSVSFDASKYVNLVKKKK; from the exons ATGATGTTACGAAAGGGAATATTTCA GAGTGTTATTCAAATAGTAAAACGGCCAATATCCAGTGCAACAGTTTCTATCACAAAACCTCATCGGAACACTTATTCTCGTACTTATCCTACTCTTCTAGTATTGCCAGATGGCTCAACCATTCAGATGAGATATCCGGAACCCAGAGCAATTATTAGG ttacCACTTGACATAAATACCCTCAACGATAATGAAAAACGAGCTCGTTTAGAACTGAGAAAACCAAAGAAGAAAATGACTGTAAAAGAAGCCACAAGTGTTTCATTCGACGCTTCTAAATAcgtaaatttggtcaaaaagaaaaaatga
- the RanBP3 gene encoding ran-binding protein 3 isoform X2, whose protein sequence is MASLPDNNNSELNDEIPINNEKKEEPEDDQEPKNENTPQDENENTTSIDLFGSNRPVNICSPLNVQSSYKPDEFNKTLDSKANCDEKSDKLPQSENNSSSEDTKSSASGPKFVPLNGPSTTPSVSLAVTSSATSSTVPVVSNSAASSTPSSTSISTEFVFGQNLHERVTIEKDATQQPQESVTQNGTSFSEMLFSSALKQESANAKQEDGSSHVFSNGNAKTLSVSAKEYEEARSVKRKYEEVAIVTGEEDEQNVLQINCKLFAFDNASSSWAERGRGTLRVNDKETSEGRNSRLVMRLLGNLRLVLNTKIWSDMSVEHVSKKSVRLTAIDNDGQVRIYLVMASPKDSEQLYNVLSTRIQKKKLKVSAEESTSTSSAKVA, encoded by the exons ATGGCATCATTACCAG ataataATAATAGTGAGTTGAACGACGAAATTCCTataaacaacgaaaaaaaagaagaaccaGAAGATGATCAAGAACCAAAAAATG aaaacaCGCCacaggatgaaaatgaaaatacaaccaGTATAGATTTATTTGGCTCTAATCGTCCCGTCAATATTTGTTCTCCGTTGAATGTGCAAAGTTCTTATAAACCTG atgAGTTCAATAAAACTCTAGATTCAAAAGCAAACTGTGATGAGAAGTCCGATAAGTTACCGCAGTCGGAAAATAATTCTTCATCGGAG gatACGAAAAGTTCGGCATCAGGTCCTAAATTCGTCCCATTAAATGGCCCCTCAACAACACCTAGTGTAAGTTTAGCTGTAACTTCTTCTGCCACTAGTTCTACTGTTCCTGTTGTTTCCAACTCCGCGGCCTCCAGCACGCCTAGCAGTACTTCCATTTCAACAGAATTTGTATTCGGACAAAATTTACACGAAAGAGTGACG ATTGAAAAAGACGCCACTCAACAACCTCAAGAATCTGTCACCCAAAATGGTACCTCTTTTTCAGAGATGTTATTTTCTTCAGCACTCAAACAAGAATCAGCAAATGCAAAACAAGAA GACGGAAGTTCTCACGTGTTTAGTAATGGTAACGCTAAAACATTAAGCGTTTCTGCGAAAGAATACGAAGAAGCTCGTTCGGTTAAAAGAAAGTACGAAGAAGTTGCCATTGTGACTGGCGAAGAAGATGAACAGAATGTGTTACAA ATAAACTGCAAGTTGTTTGCATTTGATAATGCTTCGAGTAGTTGGGCTGAACGAGGAAGAGGGACGTTACGTGTTAATGATAAAGAAACGTCTGAAGGCCGGAATTCCAGATTAGTGATGAGGTTACTTGGGAATTTACGACTTGTGCTTAATACTAaa ATATGGAGTGATATGAGTGTCGAACATGTCAGTAAGAAGAGTGTTCGATTAACAGCCATTGATAATGATGGTCAAGTCAGAATTTACTTAGTCATG GCAAGTCCGAAAGACTCAGAGCAATTGTACAACGTTCTTTCAAccagaatacaaaaaaagaaattgaaagtaTCTGCCGAAGAAAGCACCTCAACCAGTTCTGCTAAAGTAGCATAA
- the RanBP3 gene encoding ran-binding protein 3 isoform X1, whose protein sequence is MASLPDNNNSELNDEIPINNEKKEEPEDDQEPKNENTPQDENENTTSIDLFGSNRPVNICSPLNVQSSYKPVFGTSRSILKPSTLFTDANTFTPSVTFGNNTSKTVKLKPSVLANPFVNNEFNKTLDSKANCDEKSDKLPQSENNSSSEDTKSSASGPKFVPLNGPSTTPSVSLAVTSSATSSTVPVVSNSAASSTPSSTSISTEFVFGQNLHERVTIEKDATQQPQESVTQNGTSFSEMLFSSALKQESANAKQEDGSSHVFSNGNAKTLSVSAKEYEEARSVKRKYEEVAIVTGEEDEQNVLQINCKLFAFDNASSSWAERGRGTLRVNDKETSEGRNSRLVMRLLGNLRLVLNTKIWSDMSVEHVSKKSVRLTAIDNDGQVRIYLVMASPKDSEQLYNVLSTRIQKKKLKVSAEESTSTSSAKVA, encoded by the exons ATGGCATCATTACCAG ataataATAATAGTGAGTTGAACGACGAAATTCCTataaacaacgaaaaaaaagaagaaccaGAAGATGATCAAGAACCAAAAAATG aaaacaCGCCacaggatgaaaatgaaaatacaaccaGTATAGATTTATTTGGCTCTAATCGTCCCGTCAATATTTGTTCTCCGTTGAATGTGCAAAGTTCTTATAAACCTG TTTTTGGTACCAGTAGAAGTATTTTGAAACCATCAACCTTGTTCACTGATGCAAATACCTTCACACCTTCTGTTACTTTTGGTAACAATACCAGTAAAACTGTGAAACTGAAACCATCTGTGTTAGCCAATCCTTTTGTAAATA atgAGTTCAATAAAACTCTAGATTCAAAAGCAAACTGTGATGAGAAGTCCGATAAGTTACCGCAGTCGGAAAATAATTCTTCATCGGAG gatACGAAAAGTTCGGCATCAGGTCCTAAATTCGTCCCATTAAATGGCCCCTCAACAACACCTAGTGTAAGTTTAGCTGTAACTTCTTCTGCCACTAGTTCTACTGTTCCTGTTGTTTCCAACTCCGCGGCCTCCAGCACGCCTAGCAGTACTTCCATTTCAACAGAATTTGTATTCGGACAAAATTTACACGAAAGAGTGACG ATTGAAAAAGACGCCACTCAACAACCTCAAGAATCTGTCACCCAAAATGGTACCTCTTTTTCAGAGATGTTATTTTCTTCAGCACTCAAACAAGAATCAGCAAATGCAAAACAAGAA GACGGAAGTTCTCACGTGTTTAGTAATGGTAACGCTAAAACATTAAGCGTTTCTGCGAAAGAATACGAAGAAGCTCGTTCGGTTAAAAGAAAGTACGAAGAAGTTGCCATTGTGACTGGCGAAGAAGATGAACAGAATGTGTTACAA ATAAACTGCAAGTTGTTTGCATTTGATAATGCTTCGAGTAGTTGGGCTGAACGAGGAAGAGGGACGTTACGTGTTAATGATAAAGAAACGTCTGAAGGCCGGAATTCCAGATTAGTGATGAGGTTACTTGGGAATTTACGACTTGTGCTTAATACTAaa ATATGGAGTGATATGAGTGTCGAACATGTCAGTAAGAAGAGTGTTCGATTAACAGCCATTGATAATGATGGTCAAGTCAGAATTTACTTAGTCATG GCAAGTCCGAAAGACTCAGAGCAATTGTACAACGTTCTTTCAAccagaatacaaaaaaagaaattgaaagtaTCTGCCGAAGAAAGCACCTCAACCAGTTCTGCTAAAGTAGCATAA
- the LOC135839081 gene encoding uncharacterized protein LOC135839081 translates to MMKPFLKLRNTILVFSRLKSKLSSGQRDKEVLKRLNHESDLLFGEPLKKERRKSRKNVKIESTEDPDECFYYDDSTHRILVSNDASASNVKINDTPVQTAAEVDPLPVTNETISLEKSPESDKLLKPAVGGSVLLFPLFNEEKKDYVPTQTYYINPVVKNSFRAFPTVTTILTETMSQKSKFHLDQWKTNQVEELGQDKFDEQQKRQLQSRNVLMKLIKKRLLGVRTEDLDIAPEFQGCWRSLDSVFPLFSNLKTMEKMVVHPELKYKGMIDTIIEFKNKPVLVCWKKSNKMKSSINMTFDAPVQIAAYIGALNYDDSYPFKVEESLLVMSYEDGSKADVFHLKKENCFNYWKMWLERLHLYQSLHRESDAVNQTLMKSEVNTTKIGETASSSSTGSNISVNANQISEKPETTTSKIEYSAPSPSTGFNTPAYTTFAEIPTKSSKINEEPQLIFPLYNNVKKEYISGHPYEINPVKQDIHSYYPSVTTILSESKSDTAKFVLDRWRNNLIAQMGQEGFDTYQKNLLETGTLLHSLIQKRLLGTAEKELSITPALEGCWKSLHAVFPLFSDIKVTESNVVHEELKYKGIIDCVAEFRGKPMLIDWKKSDKVKESIDSTYDAPLQIAAYIGATNYDSLYPFKIEEGLLIFSYTDGTKADIFHLNKDSCLKYWNLWLQRLNKYRSMMKANDLRIEY, encoded by the exons atgatgaaaccgtttttaaaattgaggaaTACCATCCTCGTTTTCTCTCGTTTGAAGAGTAAACTATCCAGTGGTCAACGGGATAAAGAAGTTCTAAAAAGACTGAACCATGAAAGTGATTTATTATTCGGAGAGCCGTTGAAAAAAGAACGCAGGAAATctcgaaaaaatgtgaaaattgaatcaaccGAAGACCCAGATGAGTGCTTTTATTACGACGATTCTACCCACCGAATTTTAGTTTCCAACGATGCTTCGGCGAGTaatgtaaaaatcaatgatACTCCTGTTCAAACTGCTGCGGAAGTTGATCCGTTGCCGGTTACCAATGAAACTATTTCTCTTGAGAAATCTCCTGAAAGTGATAAATTGCTCAAACCTGCAGTCGGTG gatcTGTGTTGCTTTTCCCTCTGttcaacgaggaaaaaaaagattatGTTCCAACTCAGACTTATTACATTAATCCTGTGGTGAAGAATTCTTTTCGCGCATTTCCCACCGTAACAACTATTCTCACGGAAACCATGTCTcagaaatccaaatttcacttaGATCAATGGAAAACTAATCAAGTTGAAGAACTAGGACAGGATAAATTCGACGAacaacaaaaaa GACAACTTCAATCTAGAaatgttttgatgaaattgattaaaaaacgaTTACTCGGGGTACGAACTGAAGATCTTGACATTGCGCCAGAATTTCAAGGATGCTGGCGAAGCTTGGACAGCGTATttcctttattttcaaatttgaaaactatgGAAAAAATGGTCGTGCATCCGGAATTGAAATATAAAGGCATGATCGACACTATAATCGAGTTCAA GAATAAACCAGTATTAGTTTGCTGGaagaaatcgaataaaatgaaatcatcTATAAATATGACTTTTGATGCGCCTGTTCAAATTGCGGCGTATATTGGTGCATTAAATTACGATGATAGTTACCCTTTTAAA GTAGAAGAAAGTTTACTCGTGATGTCATACGAAGACGGCAGCAAAGCTGATGTATTTCatttgaagaaagaaaattgttttaattacTGGAAAATGTGGTTAGAAAGATTACATTTGTATCAGTCATTGCATAGAG AATCAGATGCTGTGAATCAAACGCTCATGAAATCTGAAGTCAATACTACTAAAATAGGAGAAACAGCGTCCTCCTCATCAACGGGTTCCAATATTTCCGTGAATGCGAATCAAATTTCAGAGAAACCTGAAACCACGACgtccaaaattgaatattcaGCGCCATCTCCGTCTACTGGTTTCAATACGCCGGCGTACACAACATTCGctgaaattcctacaaaaagCTCCAAAATAAATGAAG agCCTCAATTGATATTTCCTCTGTATAACAACGTTAAAAAGGAGTATATTTCCGGTCATCCGTACGAAATAAATCCAGTAAAACAAGACATCCATAGTTATTATCCTTCAGTTACCACGATTCTAAGCGAATCAAAATCAGATACAGCAAAATTTGTATTAGATAGATGGAGGAATAATTTGATAGCACAAATGGGACAGGAAGGATTTGATACGTACCAAAAAA ATTTGTTGGAAACTGGAACATTACTGCATAGTTTAATTCAAAAACGCCTCCTTGGCACAGCTGAGAAAGAATTGTCCATTACACCAGCATTGGAAGGCTGTTGGAAAAGTTTACATGCGGTTTTCCCTTTATTTTCAGATATTAAAGTTACAGAGTCGAATGTAGTTCATGAAGAGTTGAAATACAAAGGAATTATAGACTGTGTTGCCGAATTTAG GGGTAAACCAATGTTAATAGActggaaaaaaagtgacaaagtGAAAGAATCGATTGACAGTACGTATGACGCACCTTTGCAAATCGCGGCTTATATCGGAGCTACTAATTACGATAGTCTTTATCCATTCAAG attgAAGAAGGTTTACTAATTTTTTCCTACACTGACGGTACTAAAGCAGATATATTCCATTTGAATAAAGACAGTTGTCTGAAATATTGGAATTTATGGCTACAAAGACTGAATAAATATCGATCTATGATGAAAGCTAATG ATTTAAGAATCGAATATTAA